In Gimesia benthica, a single window of DNA contains:
- a CDS encoding cation-translocating P-type ATPase — protein sequence MNSADHTSPAWYLLDVNTASDRLHSPEQGLTSAEVESRQAEYGLNELVEKQRKSVWMMFLDQFKDFMILVLIAAAVVSGIIGEPADTIAITVIVLLNAILGFVQEYRAEKAMAALKKMAAPSANVLRGGKVTTLPVNQLVPGDRVMLEAGNIVPADMRLTEAVQLQIDEAALTGESLAVEKQTRQITEEELPLGDRKNLAFKGTLITKGHGQGIVTETGMRTQLGQIAALLQDQEQGRTPLQKRLATFGQKLAYAIFAICIIVFVAGLLRGEPPLLMLLTAISLAVAAIPEALPAVITISLALGARKLVKQQALIRKLPAVETLGSVSYICTDKTGTLTQNRMTVEQVYFDNQIRSTNELPETESGSTTSQSLADKPHAELLLSALSLCNDTRLDGDDEVVGDPTETALFELAREKGFLRDALESAFPRLAEIPFDAERKLMTTFHPWNEGKVVSITKGAAEEIVVRATHLHAKEGPTDIDQSQVMQHTEQIAGEGLRTLGFALRIWDAVPESLIPEEIEADLALVGLVGMLDPPRPEAAESVALCRTAGIHPVMITGDHPLTAAVIARRVGIIDEEETESVITGKELQPLTLEELEARVEKIRVYARVSPQQKLKIVQALQNRGHFVAMTGDGVNDAPALKRADIGVAMGITGTDVSKEAAHMILLDDNFSTIVKTVREGRRIFDNIRKFIKYTMTSNLGEIWTIFLAPLLGLPIPLLPIHILWINLVTDGVPGLALTAEPGEKNLMQRSPRHPQESIFAHGLGTHIIWVGLLMGAVSLFTQAWFIDRSQEHWQTMVFTVLCLSQMGHVLAIRSERESFFSQGPLSNKPLFGAVLLTFILQMGTIYIPILNEVFKTAPLTAAELAITLALSSIVFIAVEVEKTFKRKKNSL from the coding sequence ATGAACTCTGCAGACCACACCTCACCCGCCTGGTATCTGCTTGATGTCAATACTGCGTCAGACCGACTGCACTCCCCTGAGCAAGGATTGACTTCCGCGGAGGTCGAATCCCGTCAGGCTGAGTATGGTCTGAATGAACTCGTTGAAAAACAACGTAAATCGGTCTGGATGATGTTTCTGGACCAGTTTAAAGATTTCATGATTCTGGTTCTGATCGCAGCTGCGGTCGTTTCCGGGATCATCGGCGAGCCAGCCGACACGATCGCCATCACCGTAATTGTATTACTGAATGCCATCCTGGGGTTCGTGCAGGAATACCGGGCCGAAAAAGCGATGGCAGCACTGAAGAAGATGGCCGCCCCTTCCGCCAATGTGCTGCGCGGAGGAAAAGTCACAACGCTGCCAGTGAATCAACTGGTTCCCGGCGACCGCGTCATGCTCGAAGCGGGGAACATTGTTCCTGCAGATATGAGGCTGACGGAGGCGGTCCAACTGCAGATTGATGAAGCAGCTTTGACAGGGGAATCGCTGGCGGTAGAGAAGCAGACCAGGCAGATTACAGAAGAGGAGCTTCCTCTCGGTGATCGTAAAAATCTTGCTTTTAAAGGAACACTGATTACCAAAGGTCACGGCCAGGGAATCGTCACTGAGACGGGCATGCGGACCCAACTGGGACAGATCGCAGCACTACTGCAGGACCAGGAACAGGGACGAACACCACTCCAGAAACGACTGGCCACGTTCGGTCAGAAACTGGCTTATGCCATTTTCGCGATCTGTATCATCGTGTTTGTCGCAGGTCTGTTACGCGGTGAACCACCTTTGCTGATGCTGCTGACGGCAATCTCGCTGGCAGTCGCCGCCATTCCCGAAGCACTGCCTGCGGTGATCACGATTTCCCTGGCACTGGGTGCCCGCAAGCTGGTTAAGCAGCAGGCACTGATTCGCAAACTCCCCGCGGTAGAGACCCTGGGATCAGTCTCGTATATCTGCACCGACAAGACCGGAACCCTCACCCAGAACCGCATGACGGTTGAGCAGGTTTACTTTGACAATCAGATTCGTTCCACAAATGAACTCCCTGAAACAGAATCAGGTTCTACGACCAGTCAAAGTCTCGCTGACAAACCGCACGCGGAATTACTGCTCTCTGCCCTGTCACTCTGTAACGACACACGCCTGGACGGAGATGATGAAGTCGTTGGCGATCCAACAGAAACGGCACTCTTTGAACTCGCCCGGGAAAAAGGTTTCCTGCGGGATGCGCTGGAATCCGCTTTTCCCCGCCTGGCTGAAATTCCTTTCGACGCGGAACGCAAACTGATGACGACTTTCCATCCCTGGAACGAAGGGAAAGTCGTATCGATCACCAAAGGGGCTGCTGAAGAGATCGTTGTGCGTGCGACTCATCTGCATGCGAAAGAGGGACCGACTGACATCGACCAGAGTCAGGTGATGCAGCACACCGAACAGATCGCCGGCGAGGGATTGAGAACACTTGGCTTCGCTTTGCGGATCTGGGACGCTGTTCCAGAGTCACTGATTCCGGAAGAGATTGAAGCAGACCTGGCATTAGTGGGGCTGGTCGGCATGCTGGATCCTCCCCGTCCGGAAGCAGCCGAGTCGGTCGCCCTCTGTCGGACAGCAGGCATCCATCCCGTGATGATTACCGGAGACCACCCGCTGACCGCAGCAGTCATCGCCCGACGGGTGGGAATCATTGATGAAGAGGAAACGGAATCGGTCATCACCGGAAAGGAACTTCAACCGCTTACACTTGAAGAGCTGGAAGCACGGGTGGAGAAAATTCGGGTTTATGCACGCGTTTCACCGCAACAGAAACTGAAGATCGTGCAGGCCTTACAGAATCGCGGCCATTTTGTAGCCATGACTGGAGACGGCGTTAATGATGCACCGGCCTTGAAACGCGCCGACATCGGAGTGGCGATGGGCATCACCGGCACAGATGTCTCCAAGGAAGCAGCCCACATGATTCTGCTGGACGATAATTTTTCGACGATCGTCAAAACGGTCAGAGAAGGACGGCGGATCTTTGACAACATTCGCAAATTTATCAAGTACACGATGACCAGCAACCTGGGTGAAATCTGGACGATCTTTCTGGCTCCCCTGCTCGGCTTGCCGATTCCGTTGTTGCCGATTCATATTCTATGGATCAACCTCGTCACCGATGGTGTTCCCGGCCTGGCCTTGACGGCAGAGCCTGGTGAAAAAAATCTGATGCAACGGTCACCCCGTCATCCCCAGGAAAGCATTTTTGCCCACGGACTGGGCACGCATATCATCTGGGTTGGATTATTGATGGGAGCGGTTTCACTGTTTACGCAGGCCTGGTTTATCGATCGCAGTCAGGAACACTGGCAGACAATGGTTTTTACCGTCCTCTGCTTAAGTCAGATGGGCCATGTGCTGGCAATTCGCTCAGAACGGGAGTCGTTCTTTTCGCAGGGACCCTTATCGAACAAGCCCCTGTTTGGTGCCGTACTGCTGACATTCATTTTGCAAATGGGCACGATTTATATTCCGATTTTGAACGAGGTCTTTAAGACCGCTCCCTTGACGGCGGCTGAGTTGGCCATCACGCTCGCGCTCTCTTCAATTGTGTTCATCGCAGTCGAAGTAGAAAAAACGTTCAAGCGAAAAAAGAACTCGCTCTGA
- a CDS encoding TlpA disulfide reductase family protein — protein MSLFRVTGKGSQFISTRSLNSLFAIVVLSLSGSALQSAEPQSRQGNPPVQLALKPDQDSTKKPREQSENKRPPQVEILQTVEDGGGHGAELHRVSISGTARTFDGTPLKNATIYVGSAARRMPGGFEMLRGQTRTDETGHYELKDIQLLVNRERPNPIPKPAEGRFEIFGTCDGYGFTWHETCYYRPDTRPQGTELGDKNARATENAFYLDEPLIVDLMFDLPALLKGRITDKQGHPLANAKVQLGRVDSQRNPAGWGILSCRFLGNKNQPIKDPVSFSSIHVLPEEFRETHTDAEGFYEFKRLRRNTSYLARIDPGPTFAPWQSTVVTSPAEKANNKRQAVVGYAGELNREFFAPRNVTVQVVQEQTEQPVAGVRVTARSIGPIRRAGIQARSDSRGNAHLQLVPGEYKLITEPQPNQPFYFQSEQFFVKEQHGPVQHTVKLRPAATVILKAVDAQTGQPIPGVRFNYESHDSSDPRPVSTQSVYVDYPKTNTAGEIQAFMAPGQRRFVVAEPLTLAQAEGSRGELIKLPAGEVTTFEFKLSQPQFVDAETFREEVKPNPDSIYPPELQLKWHRQSELLRGSAMRVTAQLTLGRQPGLDTKGLLKDLRALDPYQIPDIDALLKKHGGEIKRGGRTIMTSTGQFHKEERLYEWRNHLHDAQRRLLPDSISFRDGWETLTYDASNNQASVYRRNFLHIHTPNDFTNWPTLRFQRPAPEDRPRPEVKIEQSGRRTIYTTQTDSESQGQKLTYLQRRVFDRDTGFIFESNLEEPKFDVERVSLAFAPQKQENGLLLPRFYMSWQRYRGRLNLVRIFEIEKVELFDQLPPDAFAVAIPPGAVFVDSRHLSPEASRTRPGRPYTTTLRGPVTDFAAYLQRHPRHTPKVEQQVHYGRPAPEIKPVSWMTREGVSAPPDTKGKVVLIEFWGTHCAPCISQLPEVRTAARYYADQPFVLIGMHDSHTSVAELQEFAQKEELDFQLAIDRPSTRKGFFGETIRNFNVRGIPSAAVIDQQGNVAHVGYFSEALKTVDRLLKEKK, from the coding sequence ATGAGTCTGTTCAGGGTTACCGGCAAGGGGTCACAATTCATATCAACGCGATCACTAAATTCACTCTTCGCGATCGTAGTTTTATCCCTCTCTGGATCTGCCTTACAGTCAGCAGAACCACAAAGCAGACAGGGAAATCCTCCCGTCCAACTGGCGCTGAAACCAGATCAGGATTCAACTAAGAAGCCCAGAGAGCAGTCGGAGAATAAACGGCCTCCCCAAGTAGAAATTCTGCAGACTGTAGAGGATGGTGGGGGCCATGGAGCAGAACTGCATCGGGTCAGTATTTCGGGAACCGCACGCACTTTTGACGGTACTCCACTGAAAAATGCAACCATTTATGTGGGGTCGGCGGCCAGACGCATGCCGGGCGGTTTTGAAATGTTGCGCGGCCAGACGCGAACTGACGAAACGGGTCATTACGAGCTGAAAGACATTCAACTCCTCGTAAATCGCGAACGTCCCAATCCGATTCCGAAACCTGCAGAAGGCAGATTTGAAATTTTCGGTACCTGCGATGGATACGGTTTCACCTGGCATGAGACCTGTTATTACCGTCCCGATACGCGCCCCCAGGGAACCGAACTGGGCGATAAAAATGCGCGTGCTACCGAGAATGCGTTTTATCTCGATGAACCGTTGATTGTCGATCTGATGTTTGACCTCCCTGCTCTGCTCAAGGGCCGCATCACCGACAAACAGGGGCACCCACTCGCCAATGCTAAAGTGCAACTGGGGCGTGTTGACAGTCAACGAAACCCTGCAGGCTGGGGCATACTCTCGTGTCGATTTCTGGGAAATAAAAACCAGCCGATCAAAGATCCAGTCAGTTTCTCCAGCATCCATGTTCTGCCCGAAGAATTCAGGGAAACACACACCGATGCAGAAGGTTTCTATGAATTCAAACGACTCCGTCGTAATACCAGTTATCTTGCCCGTATCGACCCTGGCCCCACTTTTGCCCCCTGGCAATCCACTGTCGTCACCTCTCCTGCTGAGAAGGCAAACAACAAACGTCAGGCAGTGGTGGGTTACGCGGGAGAATTGAACCGGGAATTTTTCGCGCCCCGCAATGTAACAGTACAAGTAGTGCAAGAGCAGACTGAGCAGCCGGTCGCAGGCGTGCGGGTGACAGCGCGGTCTATCGGTCCCATTCGTCGCGCCGGGATTCAAGCCCGCTCGGACAGTCGGGGAAATGCCCATCTGCAACTGGTGCCCGGCGAATACAAATTAATCACTGAGCCCCAACCGAATCAGCCATTTTATTTTCAGAGTGAACAGTTTTTCGTTAAAGAGCAGCACGGTCCTGTTCAGCATACGGTTAAATTGAGACCAGCGGCGACTGTGATCTTAAAAGCCGTCGATGCGCAGACCGGTCAGCCGATTCCCGGAGTGCGGTTTAACTATGAATCACACGATTCCAGCGATCCCCGGCCTGTTTCCACTCAGTCGGTCTATGTGGATTATCCAAAAACAAACACTGCCGGGGAAATCCAGGCTTTCATGGCACCCGGCCAGCGGCGGTTCGTCGTAGCAGAGCCATTAACACTGGCACAGGCTGAGGGGAGCCGGGGCGAATTAATCAAACTCCCCGCAGGCGAAGTGACCACATTCGAATTCAAATTAAGCCAGCCGCAATTCGTGGATGCCGAAACATTCAGAGAGGAGGTCAAACCGAATCCCGATTCGATCTATCCACCCGAACTACAGCTGAAATGGCACAGGCAGTCCGAACTGCTGCGAGGTTCCGCAATGCGGGTGACGGCGCAATTGACGCTGGGACGACAACCCGGCCTGGATACGAAAGGCCTGCTCAAAGACCTGCGTGCGCTGGATCCCTACCAGATACCTGATATCGACGCGCTGCTTAAAAAACACGGCGGAGAAATCAAACGGGGAGGCCGAACGATCATGACTTCGACCGGTCAATTCCACAAAGAAGAACGCCTGTATGAATGGCGCAATCATCTCCATGATGCACAGAGGCGACTTCTGCCCGACAGTATTTCATTCCGGGATGGCTGGGAGACATTAACGTATGATGCTTCCAATAATCAGGCCTCAGTATACCGGAGAAATTTTTTACATATCCATACTCCTAATGACTTCACGAACTGGCCTACCCTGCGTTTCCAGCGTCCAGCTCCTGAAGACCGGCCCCGGCCCGAAGTGAAAATCGAACAGTCAGGGCGACGCACGATCTACACCACTCAGACGGATTCGGAAAGCCAGGGTCAGAAATTAACGTATCTCCAAAGACGTGTTTTTGACCGGGATACCGGTTTCATTTTTGAAAGTAATCTGGAAGAACCAAAATTTGATGTAGAGCGTGTTTCCCTCGCTTTCGCCCCTCAGAAGCAGGAGAACGGCCTGCTCCTGCCTCGCTTCTATATGAGCTGGCAACGCTACCGGGGCAGACTGAATTTAGTTCGAATCTTTGAAATTGAAAAAGTCGAACTCTTCGATCAGTTGCCCCCCGATGCATTTGCCGTAGCGATACCTCCGGGAGCGGTTTTCGTCGACTCCCGCCACCTTTCTCCAGAGGCTTCCAGGACCAGACCAGGTCGCCCCTACACGACGACGCTAAGAGGTCCTGTCACAGATTTCGCTGCGTATCTGCAGCGTCATCCCCGGCACACCCCGAAGGTCGAACAGCAGGTGCACTACGGCAGGCCAGCTCCTGAAATCAAACCTGTCAGCTGGATGACGCGCGAAGGTGTCTCCGCTCCGCCGGATACGAAAGGCAAGGTCGTGCTGATTGAATTCTGGGGCACACACTGTGCTCCCTGCATCTCACAACTGCCGGAAGTCCGGACCGCCGCCCGCTATTACGCAGACCAGCCGTTCGTGTTGATCGGCATGCACGACAGCCATACCAGCGTTGCAGAACTGCAGGAGTTCGCACAAAAAGAAGAGCTCGACTTCCAGTTGGCCATCGATCGTCCTTCGACCCGCAAAGGATTCTTTGGTGAAACTATTCGCAATTTCAACGTACGTGGCATTCCCTCGGCAGCCGTCATCGATCAACAGGGAAACGTGGCGCACGTGGGGTACTTCAGTGAAGCTTTGAAGACAGTCGATCGCCTGTTGAAAGAGAAAAAGTGA
- a CDS encoding neutral/alkaline non-lysosomal ceramidase N-terminal domain-containing protein yields MLSNLYRILPITICITLALTLCVKTQAEEKQPVLLAGAATSNITPPLGELIVGGWKPIPAKRIHDELHARCIVLDNGKVKLAIVLCDNVGIPESVFDLAKEQVHQHTSIPKSHLLMASTHTHSATTARGPSKVLRETEFTEYQKFLASRISDGVRRALYQLEPARIGWGQVDEPSEVFNRRWYVNDTSLLTNPFGGLDRVRMNPPRGNKALDRPAGPTDPQVSFISIQSQKGRPIALLANYSLHYVGGVQSGDVSADYFGYFAKYIEQKLGAQDQSPPFVGILSNGTSGDVNNINFTEKGGKRYQRYEKMQEVAEKVASRVYEAQQTIKYHNWVPLGAAAAKLPLKLRKPTLEMLAHFEKIKAEAGDGNRAKHRREEIYADRIAKIMEAPDQIEVPLQVIRIGSLGICAIPFETFTETGLELKERSPFQPTFTIELANGSFGYLPTPEQHRLGGYETWLGTNYVQKDASTKIVNTLLELFAQLKKEDS; encoded by the coding sequence ATGTTATCGAACCTGTATCGCATCTTGCCAATAACAATCTGTATTACCCTGGCGCTGACTTTGTGTGTTAAAACGCAGGCCGAAGAGAAACAGCCTGTCTTACTGGCAGGAGCGGCCACCAGTAATATCACTCCCCCCTTAGGCGAACTGATTGTCGGAGGCTGGAAACCGATTCCCGCCAAGCGCATTCACGACGAACTGCACGCCCGCTGCATTGTGCTCGATAACGGTAAAGTCAAGCTGGCGATCGTGCTCTGCGATAACGTCGGGATTCCGGAATCAGTCTTTGATCTGGCGAAAGAGCAGGTTCATCAACATACCAGCATTCCCAAATCACATCTGCTGATGGCTTCAACGCACACGCATTCCGCCACCACAGCCCGTGGACCTTCCAAGGTGCTGCGGGAAACCGAATTCACCGAATATCAGAAATTCCTGGCCAGCCGGATTTCCGACGGCGTGCGTCGCGCCCTGTACCAACTGGAGCCGGCACGAATTGGCTGGGGACAGGTCGATGAGCCCTCAGAAGTCTTTAACCGTCGCTGGTATGTGAATGACACTTCCCTGTTGACCAACCCCTTTGGAGGCCTGGATCGCGTCCGCATGAATCCGCCGCGAGGTAATAAAGCCCTCGATCGTCCGGCTGGTCCGACCGACCCGCAGGTCAGCTTCATTTCGATCCAAAGTCAAAAGGGACGTCCCATCGCCCTGCTGGCAAATTACTCGCTGCACTATGTAGGCGGCGTGCAGTCCGGTGATGTCTCGGCTGATTACTTCGGCTACTTTGCGAAATACATTGAGCAGAAACTGGGGGCTCAGGATCAGTCGCCACCTTTTGTCGGTATTTTATCCAACGGCACCAGTGGTGATGTCAACAACATCAATTTCACCGAGAAGGGGGGCAAGCGTTATCAGCGTTATGAAAAAATGCAGGAAGTCGCAGAGAAAGTGGCCAGCCGCGTCTATGAAGCACAGCAGACTATCAAGTATCACAACTGGGTCCCGCTGGGGGCCGCTGCTGCGAAACTGCCTCTGAAACTCCGCAAACCAACGCTGGAGATGCTGGCACACTTCGAGAAAATCAAAGCCGAAGCTGGGGACGGGAACCGGGCAAAGCATCGACGGGAAGAAATCTATGCAGACCGGATTGCCAAAATCATGGAAGCACCGGATCAGATAGAAGTCCCGCTGCAGGTGATACGGATCGGCTCACTGGGGATCTGTGCGATTCCCTTTGAAACATTTACCGAAACCGGTCTGGAACTCAAAGAACGCAGTCCCTTCCAGCCCACATTTACTATTGAGCTGGCCAATGGTTCGTTCGGTTATCTGCCCACGCCCGAGCAGCATCGGCTGGGGGGGTATGAAACCTGGCTGGGTACTAACTACGTACAAAAAGACGCGAGTACCAAAATTGTGAACACGTTGCTCGAACTGTTTGCCCAGTTGAAAAAAGAAGACTCGTAA